In Candidatus Zixiibacteriota bacterium, the following are encoded in one genomic region:
- a CDS encoding HIT domain-containing protein translates to MKCVFCDIIAGIEKADIFHEDDDVFVFRDHFPRAPTHLLICPKKHYTDLMDAPPEIMPKMHEAVRIVARKLGADTGGFRLIVNNGSTAGQIVFHLHYHFLTHCEIK, encoded by the coding sequence ATGAAATGCGTATTCTGTGACATCATTGCAGGTATTGAGAAAGCGGACATTTTCCATGAAGATGATGATGTGTTCGTTTTTCGCGATCATTTCCCGAGAGCTCCAACTCATCTCCTGATATGCCCCAAGAAGCATTACACTGATCTTATGGACGCCCCTCCCGAGATTATGCCGAAGATGCACGAAGCAGTACGAATTGTCGCAAGGAAACTGGGTGCCGACACCGGCGGTTTTCGTCTGATTGTCAACAATGGTTCGACGGCCGGTCAGATAGTATTTCACCTGCATTATCACTTCCTGACACATTGCGAAATTAAGTAG